One window of the Benincasa hispida cultivar B227 chromosome 3, ASM972705v1, whole genome shotgun sequence genome contains the following:
- the LOC120073910 gene encoding secoisolariciresinol dehydrogenase-like, which yields MDESYSSKRLNGKVAIITGGASGFGKSTARLFVRHGATVVIADVQDDLGRSLCEELGSEKTVSYVHCDVTSDSDVKNAVDFAVERYGQLDIMYNNAGITGEMDPTILGTKKENFKKVFEVNVYGGFLGAKHAARVMIPNRSGVILFTSSVASVNSGESPHAYAMSKHAVVGLMRNLCVELGEFGIRVNSVSPGAIATPLLRNALGFTEEALEEVVRSSAILKGVVPTVEDVAEAALFLCSDESRVISGHNLVVDGGYSTANRSFSVAAIRKLSSHLEG from the coding sequence ACGGCAAAGTCGCCATAATCACCGGCGGTGCCAGCGGATTCGGAAAGAGCACCGCCAGATTGTTTGTTCGACACGGGGCCACTGTAGTCATTGCCGACGTCCAGGACGATCTCGGCCGATCACTCTGCGAAGAACTTGGATCAGAGAAAACCGTTTCATATGTACATTGTGATGTGACGAGTGATTCCGATGTGAAGAACGCCGTTGATTTCGCGGTTGAGAGGTACGGGCAGTTGGACATAATGTACAACAATGCCGGGATCACCGGCGAAATGGATCCGACAATTTTAGGAACAAAGAAGGAGAATTTCAAGAAAGTTTTTGAGGTGAATGTTTATGGAGGATTTTTAGGGGCAAAACATGCGGCTAGGGTTATGATTCCAAATAGGAGCGGAGTGATTCTGTTCACATCTAGTGTTGCTTCGGTGAATAGCGGAGAATCGCCGCATGCTTATGCAATGTCGAAGCATGCAGTGGTGGGATTGATGAGAAATTTGTGTGTGGAATTGGGGGAATTTGGGATTAGGGTTAATTCAGTATCTCCAGGAGCTATTGCAACGCCGCTGCTGAGAAACGCGTTGGGATTTACAGAGGAGGCGTTGGAGGAGGTGGTCCGATCTTCAGCGATTTTGAAAGGAGTTGTGCCGACGGTGGAGGATGTGGCAGAGGCGGCGCTCTTCTTGTGTAGTGATGAATCTAGGGTTATAAGTGGGCATAATCTTGTCGTCGACGGTGGCTATAGTACTGCCAACCGCTCTTTCTCCGTTGCTGCTATCAGAAAATTGTCTTCTCATTTAGAGGGATAA